CAATCTCGGTTCTTACCATGCCCCCGGAAGAGTCCGTCACGtacttcaaagagttcgGCAACTCCTCGTAGAAGGAGGGCCAGCCACACCCAGAGTCAAACTTTGTCTTACTCTGGTATATCGGCTGCAGGCAGTTCGCACAGTAGTACGTCCCTTGCTCCTTGTTATTCAAGTACCGCCCGCTGTGTGCCGGTTCGGTCATCTTATCCCGCAAAATGCGCAGCTGTGCTGCACTTAACTGCTTGTTCCAACTGCCCGGCATTCTGCTTGTCTGTGTGACTATGTGCTTGACTGTAACTTCCTCTGTTATCACAGCCACCGATGACACCCTTAAGTGCTGCGACTGTAAATTCACTTTCGCACTGTGTTTCTGATATACGTTATTTTATCGTCAGAAGATGCTGCTAGCAGAGGGGTCCCCATCGTTGCGAGGGTTGGTATAAACGCATCACTCCCAGGGCATTCAGGATCTACTACACTGAACACGATGTCACATTCGCGGCAGTCTTCCTCTGAGATTGGCCGTACGTTGACCGCGGCAGATGCTGTGGACGAGAACAACATCGTCagtggtgctggtgctaATTGCAAGACACCGTTCATAAATGACGGCGACTGGAAGGAGTGGTCCGTGGAGAATGTCGTTAGTTGGTGCCAGACGTCACTGAATTTGCCAGACGACGATGTTCTGTGCCGACAACTCGCTGAGAACGAAATAACTGGGGATCTGCTGCCCGAATTGTGTCTGGACGACTGTAAAGAGTTGTGTAC
This sequence is a window from Huiozyma naganishii CBS 8797 chromosome 3, complete genome. Protein-coding genes within it:
- the MXR2 gene encoding peptide-methionine (R)-S-oxide reductase (similar to Saccharomyces cerevisiae YCL033C; ancestral locus Anc_1.40) — translated: MPGSWNKQLSAAQLRILRDKMTEPAHSGRYLNNKEQGTYYCANCLQPIYQSKTKFDSGCGWPSFYEELPNSLKYVTDSSGGMVRTEIVCSNCGGHMGHIFQGEGWKQALGLPKDVRHCVNSLSLNFKKD